One Hymenobacter psoromatis genomic window, GCGCTGGCCCGCTCTTTCCATGTCACCCTGACTGGCTTGCGCGTGATGGCCCAGGCCGGGGCAGGCAAACTAGCTTTTGAAGACGTGTTAAACATCGCTCTGAGCTTGCTCTAGTGCCATTTAAGGCTATGTGGTGCCCCCCCTATCTTTGAATTCCGCAACCGCCACCCGTCATGAAAGGTCCCTCCCTCGCCGATTTTTATACCGCGGTGGCCACGGCCGTTGATGCCGAACCCAGCACGCTGCTCCCGCCGGATATCCAGCGGGAAATCGGGCATTTCAATATTTTTAACGTGGCCGACCTGTTCCGCCGACTCGGAAAAGGGAAGACGCCGCCCAGCCCCTACAACCGGCGGGCGTATTACAAAATCAGCCTAAATCGCGGGCGCAGCCGGGCCGAGTATGCCGACAAAGTAATTGACATTGAGCAGAATGCCCTGCTCTTTGCTACCCCCAAGGTGCCCTACCATTGGCTCCCCCTGGAGATGGACCAGACAGGCTACTTCTGCATCTTCACGTCCGAGTTTCTGCTACCGGCCAAAAGCGGGGTGGTCCTGGATGAGTTGCCGATTTTTAGAGCAGGCGGCTACCCCGTTTTTACGGTCACGGACGAGGAATGCGTGGAAATCGAGGCCATTTTCCAGAAGATGACGAGAGAAATCAGCTCGGGTTATGCCTTCAAGTACGATTTGTTGCGCAACTACGTGCTGGAGCTGATTCATTTCGGGCAGAAGCTTCAGCCCGCCACGGCCCTCTACCCCGCCCACAGTGCCTCGGCCCGGGTCAGTTCCTTGTTTGGCGAGCTGCTGGAGCGGCAGTTTCCCATCGAATCGCCGCAGCAGCGATTGCAGCTGCGCACGGCCACCGCGTACGCCGACCGCCTGGCCGTCCACGTCAATCACCTGAACAAAGTACTGAAAGAGAGCACCGGCCGCACCACCACCGAGCTGATTGGCGGCCGTGTCGTCCAGGAAGCCAAGTTGCTGCTCAAGCAAACGAACTGGACCGTTTCAGAAGTCTCCGACAGCCTGGGCTTTGCGGAAGTGGCCCATTTCTGTAATTTCTTCAAGCGCCACACCGAGCTCTCGCCGGGGGCGTTCCGGGCCTAGAGCCATGATTGATTTTTGCAGTAGATGGATTGGCGGACGCAAACGAGCGGTGGCAACCGTAGGGGACCTTTGTCCGGTCAACCAAGCCTCCCCACGTCATGGACTTACGTCACCACACCATCCTTATCACCGGCGGCACCAGCGGCCTGGGCTTTGAATTTGCCCGGCAGCTGCTGGCCCTGGGCAACACGGTGCTCATTACGGGCCGCGACTCGGCCAAGCTGGCGGCGACCAAGCAACTCCTGCCGCAGGTGCACACCTTCCAAAGCGACGTGCGCAACCCCGCC contains:
- a CDS encoding helix-turn-helix domain-containing protein, which translates into the protein MKGPSLADFYTAVATAVDAEPSTLLPPDIQREIGHFNIFNVADLFRRLGKGKTPPSPYNRRAYYKISLNRGRSRAEYADKVIDIEQNALLFATPKVPYHWLPLEMDQTGYFCIFTSEFLLPAKSGVVLDELPIFRAGGYPVFTVTDEECVEIEAIFQKMTREISSGYAFKYDLLRNYVLELIHFGQKLQPATALYPAHSASARVSSLFGELLERQFPIESPQQRLQLRTATAYADRLAVHVNHLNKVLKESTGRTTTELIGGRVVQEAKLLLKQTNWTVSEVSDSLGFAEVAHFCNFFKRHTELSPGAFRA